In Kiritimatiellia bacterium, the DNA window AAATACGTCGTCCCGGGGACGAATCCGACTTTTCGCGGGCAAAAAGGCCTGGGCATGTTTGCCGTCCTGGTTCGAATCTATTATGAACATATGCTCATAATGGAATCGTGTCAAGCACGGCGCAGGCCGGGGAGGAACGGGACCTGTTTCTTGACACGGCATGGCGGCCGTCCGATGATGGCCCGGCAGGTGTTCAGGAGCAACGCGTTGCGCCCGTTCAACATCATGTTCGTCACGCCCGCCTTCGTTTACGGGGGGCTGGAGCGGGTCATCCTCGACTTGGTCCAGGCGCTGGACCGCGATCGGTTCCGGCCGATGATCTGCTCGCTCTATCCGCCCGCGCCCGGCATGAAGCCCCGGCTCGACGCGGCGGGCGTACCGTTTTTCGCCTTCGACAAGGGAGACGGGGTCAGCCTCCGCCTTGTGGTTGACCTGGCGCGCCTCTTCCGGCGCGAGCGCGTGGACCTCGTCAACGCGCACGATATCGGCGCGACGTTCTACGCCGGGCCCGCGGCCCGGTGGGCGGGTATCCGGCGCGTGGTGCACACCGACCACAGCCAGGTCCTCGGCCTGACCCGGCGGCTCGGTTTGTTCGGCGCCATCCTGCGCCACACCGCCGCGCGCGCGACCACGGTCTCCGAGCACCTGCGCCGATTCCTTGTGGAAAAACTGCGCTACCCGGCCGACCGCGTGCGGGTCATCCCGAACGGCATGGACCTGTCCGCTTACGGGAATCCGGTGGCGGACCGGCGCGCGGAATTCGGATTTGAACCGGGGGACAAGGTCATCGGCGCTTGCGGGCGGCTGACGGAACAGAAGGGGATGCTGCATCTGGTCCGCGCTCTCCCGGAGTTGCTGAAGACCCATCCCGCGGCCCGCTTGCTGATCATCGGCGACGGCCCGCAGCGGGCGGACCTGTCGGCCGAGGCGGCGAAGTCGGGGGTGGGGGACCGCGTCACGCTGACCGGCAACCGCGACGATCTGCCCGAACTGATGCGGGCGATGGACTTGTTTGCCCTGCCGTCGCTATGGGAGGGCCAGCCGCTGGTCCTGCTCGAGGCCATGGCCGCGGGTGTGCCGATCGTCGCGACGGATGTCGGCGGCGATGCGGAGGTGCTCGGCGGCGGGAAATACGGGACGCTGGTTCCCCCGTCCGACCCCGCGACGCTGGCCGCGGCCCTGAAGGGCCTCCTGGATGATCCTGCCGCCGCGCACAGCCGCGCGGACTCCGCCCGCGCGCACGTTTTCGCGGAGCGCACCCACACCGCCATGGCGCGGCAGTACGAACTTTTGTTTTCTTCCCTCCTGAACACCGAACACTGAACACTCCCCCATGCGCCTCCTCACCAACATGACCTTCTGGCAGTGCCCGTACTGGACGGAGCGCACGGACTGCATCTACGACCTCGCGGGCGCGACGGCGGACCCGGTCTTCGTCCCGTACTGGAAGGAGGCCTGGCGGTTGTTCCGGAGGCGCCGCGGCTACGACGTGGTGCTGACCATGGAGCCCCGGACCTCGCTGGCCTACGGGCTCCTGTGCGCCCTGACCGGCCGGTCCTCGAAGCAGATCATGACCGAGGTCTTCATTGACCAGCCGCGGCCGGACCACCCGTGGTGGCGGCTGAAGACGGCGTTGTTCCGGTGGGTCGCGCGCCGGGGGATCGGCGCGCTGGTATTGAGTTCCGCCGAACTGGAATCCGTGGCCGACCGGTTCGGCCTGCCGCGCGAGCGGCTGCGGTTCATCCCGCTGCAATGCACCATCGGGGAACCGCGCGAGTCGCCGACCGATGAAGGCTTCGTCGTTTCCGCGGGGCGATCCCTGCGCGATTACACCACGATCGTCCGCGCGGCACCGATGATCGGCGCGCCCGTGATCATTATGTGCGGGGCGGACGACGAGATCCCGCCGGGGCCGCTGCCCGCCAACCTGACCGTTCGGCGCGAGGCCCCGCGGGAGGAGTACGTGGACTTCCTGGCTCGATGCTCGGTGGTGGCCCTGGCGCTGAAGGAGACCCTGCGCCCGACGGGGCAGGTGGTCATGCTCGAGGCCATGGGCCTGGGCAAACCGGTGGTGGCGACCCGCCACGTCGGCACGGCGGATTACATCCGGCACGGCGAAAACGGGTTCCTCGTCGAGCCCGGCGACGCGGACGGCCTGGCGCGGGAGGTGCAGAAGCTGCTCGATGATCCGGCGTTGCGCCGCCGCATCGGGCGGCAGGGCCTGGAGGATGTGAAGCGGCGGTACGCGCTGGAGGCCCACGCCAAGGCGCGGATTCAGGCGATCGAGGGATTGCTCGCCACCGGGCGGATCCTGTAGCGCCGCACGTTGTGCGGCGGCTCGTGTTTGGCCCTTTACTAGTCCGC includes these proteins:
- a CDS encoding glycosyltransferase family 4 protein — translated: MRLLTNMTFWQCPYWTERTDCIYDLAGATADPVFVPYWKEAWRLFRRRRGYDVVLTMEPRTSLAYGLLCALTGRSSKQIMTEVFIDQPRPDHPWWRLKTALFRWVARRGIGALVLSSAELESVADRFGLPRERLRFIPLQCTIGEPRESPTDEGFVVSAGRSLRDYTTIVRAAPMIGAPVIIMCGADDEIPPGPLPANLTVRREAPREEYVDFLARCSVVALALKETLRPTGQVVMLEAMGLGKPVVATRHVGTADYIRHGENGFLVEPGDADGLAREVQKLLDDPALRRRIGRQGLEDVKRRYALEAHAKARIQAIEGLLATGRIL
- a CDS encoding glycosyltransferase — its product is MMARQVFRSNALRPFNIMFVTPAFVYGGLERVILDLVQALDRDRFRPMICSLYPPAPGMKPRLDAAGVPFFAFDKGDGVSLRLVVDLARLFRRERVDLVNAHDIGATFYAGPAARWAGIRRVVHTDHSQVLGLTRRLGLFGAILRHTAARATTVSEHLRRFLVEKLRYPADRVRVIPNGMDLSAYGNPVADRRAEFGFEPGDKVIGACGRLTEQKGMLHLVRALPELLKTHPAARLLIIGDGPQRADLSAEAAKSGVGDRVTLTGNRDDLPELMRAMDLFALPSLWEGQPLVLLEAMAAGVPIVATDVGGDAEVLGGGKYGTLVPPSDPATLAAALKGLLDDPAAAHSRADSARAHVFAERTHTAMARQYELLFSSLLNTEH